The uncultured Hyphomonas sp. genome includes a window with the following:
- a CDS encoding Do family serine endopeptidase, whose product MTRHVSKFLAVAGLCVVALLVLAVSPLVAHAQRLPETRSEIELTFAPLVKEVSPAVVNVFTQKTVKTGVTPMEMLLYGRAAPRSRVQNSLGSGVIVREDGVIVTNNHVVEGADSFRVVLSDRREYPAELVLNDERTDLAVLKIDTGGDTLPVLQYADTREAQVGDLVMAIGNPFGVGQTVTSGIISATARTDVGISDYSFFIQTDAAVNPGNSGGALVNMKGQLVGVNTAIFSRGGGSNGIGFAIPSEMVKRVVDAAMNEGTFVRPWLGLAAQSVSFDMAKAQGLSRPIGVMVTEVYDGGPADKAGLRRGDLVTAIDGREVFDEKGLKFLAAIRNPGEKAQLNVLRGGRNQVIGVKVAPPPGATEADIVLLEGEDVFNGARVVELSPRLAEENGLDPFQKGSGIYVYSVARRSIARNYFRPGDVIRSVNGKKTTTVKDLEAVLRDSGRSWDIELDRNGRTIRGKVRL is encoded by the coding sequence ATGACAAGACATGTTTCAAAGTTCCTGGCTGTAGCCGGGCTTTGCGTGGTGGCCCTTCTGGTGCTGGCGGTTTCACCCCTTGTGGCGCACGCTCAGCGATTGCCGGAGACGCGGTCCGAGATAGAGCTGACCTTTGCGCCCCTCGTGAAGGAAGTCTCGCCTGCCGTGGTGAACGTGTTCACCCAGAAAACGGTAAAGACCGGCGTCACGCCGATGGAGATGCTTCTCTATGGCCGCGCCGCGCCGCGAAGCCGGGTTCAGAATTCCCTCGGTTCCGGAGTGATCGTGCGGGAAGACGGTGTGATCGTCACGAACAACCACGTGGTTGAAGGCGCCGACTCCTTCCGCGTGGTGCTGAGCGACCGGCGGGAATACCCGGCCGAGCTCGTTCTGAATGACGAGCGGACAGATCTGGCAGTCCTCAAAATCGATACAGGCGGCGATACGCTGCCGGTTCTCCAGTATGCCGACACGCGCGAGGCACAGGTGGGGGATCTGGTCATGGCTATCGGCAACCCGTTCGGGGTCGGCCAGACGGTAACCAGCGGCATTATCTCCGCCACGGCTCGGACAGATGTCGGCATCTCCGACTACTCCTTCTTCATTCAGACCGACGCAGCCGTGAACCCGGGCAATTCCGGCGGCGCGCTTGTGAACATGAAGGGCCAGTTGGTCGGTGTGAACACGGCGATTTTCTCTCGCGGCGGCGGATCGAACGGGATCGGCTTTGCCATTCCGTCCGAGATGGTGAAGCGCGTCGTCGATGCCGCCATGAACGAGGGCACGTTTGTGCGTCCATGGCTTGGCCTTGCAGCGCAGTCGGTGAGCTTCGACATGGCGAAAGCCCAAGGCCTGTCGCGCCCGATCGGCGTGATGGTCACGGAAGTCTACGATGGCGGCCCGGCGGATAAGGCAGGCTTGCGCCGCGGCGATCTGGTCACTGCCATCGACGGCCGGGAAGTCTTTGACGAAAAGGGCCTTAAATTCCTCGCGGCCATCCGCAATCCCGGAGAGAAGGCGCAGCTGAACGTTCTGCGTGGCGGCCGGAACCAGGTGATTGGCGTGAAGGTCGCGCCGCCGCCCGGGGCGACGGAAGCGGACATTGTTCTGCTGGAAGGCGAAGACGTCTTCAATGGCGCCCGCGTTGTGGAGCTGTCACCTCGCCTTGCTGAAGAGAACGGGCTCGATCCATTCCAGAAGGGGTCCGGCATCTATGTCTACTCGGTCGCACGCCGCTCTATTGCGCGCAATTACTTCCGTCCGGGAGACGTTATCCGCTCCGTCAACGGAAAGAAGACGACGACCGTGAAAGACCTTGAAGCTGTCCTGCGCGACTCCGGCCGGAGCTGGGACATCGAGCTGGACCGCAATGGGCGGACCATCCGCGGGAAGGTCCGCCTCTAA